In one window of Halomarina pelagica DNA:
- the argF gene encoding ornithine carbamoyltransferase, whose translation MVRHFLDVDDLTAEELLAVLDRAATTKAALADGTTERPLADRTLAMVFEKPSTRTRVSFETGMTQLGGHAMFLGPEDIQLGHGEPLRDTARVLSRYVDVVMARLFDHADLEELAAHATVPVVNGLTDDAHPCQTLADLLTIREAFGGFDVDVTWVGDGNNVAQSFVLGCAMAGVDLTVVTPAGYAIDDDVLDRAGELGTAPTLADDPADAASDADVVYTDVWVSMGQEDQRAEKLAAFEGFQVNEELLAGTDARVMHCLPAHRGEEITDGVLESERALVWDQAENRMHAQKALLVTLLE comes from the coding sequence ATGGTCCGGCACTTCCTCGACGTGGACGACCTGACGGCGGAGGAACTGCTGGCCGTCCTCGACCGCGCGGCGACGACGAAGGCGGCCCTCGCCGACGGCACGACGGAGCGGCCGCTCGCCGACCGGACGCTCGCGATGGTGTTCGAGAAGCCGAGCACGCGCACCCGCGTCTCCTTCGAGACGGGGATGACGCAGCTCGGCGGCCACGCGATGTTCCTCGGCCCGGAGGACATCCAGTTGGGACACGGCGAACCCCTCAGGGACACCGCGCGGGTGCTCTCGCGGTACGTCGACGTCGTCATGGCGCGGCTGTTCGACCACGCCGACCTGGAGGAACTCGCCGCTCACGCGACCGTCCCCGTCGTCAACGGCCTCACGGACGACGCCCACCCCTGCCAGACGCTCGCCGATCTCCTCACGATCCGGGAGGCGTTCGGCGGCTTCGACGTCGACGTGACCTGGGTCGGCGACGGGAACAACGTCGCCCAGTCGTTCGTCCTCGGCTGTGCGATGGCCGGGGTCGACCTCACCGTCGTCACGCCGGCGGGGTACGCGATCGACGACGACGTGCTCGACCGGGCGGGCGAGCTGGGGACGGCCCCGACGCTGGCGGACGACCCGGCCGACGCCGCGTCGGACGCCGACGTGGTCTACACCGACGTCTGGGTGAGCATGGGCCAGGAGGACCAGCGCGCGGAGAAGCTAGCGGCCTTCGAGGGGTTCCAGGTGAACGAGGAGCTGCTCGCCGGGACGGACGCGCGGGTGATGCACTGCCTGCCCGCCCACCGCGGCGAGGAGATAACCGACGGCGTGCTCGAGAGCGAGCGCGCGCTCGTCTGGGACCAGGCGGAGAACCGCATGCACGCTCAGAAGGCGCTGCTGGTGACGCTGCTGGAGTGA
- a CDS encoding histidine kinase produces MSSATRTPEAAETPPAMETPPGAWIGAVLDGVVAAVAMAVAMAVLMPGALEQAIPALYGQTGGAFGLTAHLAHGAVLGLVFAAIVRFGGLTEYTDSVTRSALLGAAYGVALWIVTGSFVLPAWLSAVGVPMAVPTFSGASLITHLVYGIVLGALYPWAKRY; encoded by the coding sequence ATGAGTTCCGCAACTCGAACCCCGGAGGCAGCAGAGACACCGCCCGCGATGGAGACGCCGCCCGGAGCGTGGATCGGCGCGGTACTCGACGGCGTCGTCGCGGCGGTCGCCATGGCGGTCGCGATGGCCGTCCTCATGCCGGGAGCGCTCGAACAGGCGATCCCGGCGCTCTACGGACAGACCGGCGGCGCGTTCGGCCTGACCGCTCACCTCGCCCACGGGGCGGTGCTCGGCCTCGTCTTCGCCGCGATCGTCCGCTTCGGCGGGCTGACCGAGTACACCGACAGCGTCACCCGGAGCGCGCTCCTCGGGGCGGCCTACGGCGTCGCCCTCTGGATCGTCACCGGGAGCTTCGTCCTGCCCGCGTGGCTCAGCGCGGTCGGCGTCCCCATGGCCGTCCCGACGTTCAGCGGCGCGAGCCTGATCACCCACCTCGTCTACGGCATCGTGCTCGGCGCGCTGTACCCGTGGGCGAAGCGGTACTAG
- a CDS encoding DUF6789 family protein encodes MNQEVRTETTVQHSNDTEWRAGVVAGLLAAAVMGVLLTIQMPDTIGVAIPSMYGLRGLLAGWVVHLVHGAVLGLVFAAVAGPLGVARSTGRSLALGVAYGVVVWALLAVLVMPVWLSAVGSPANPPLPNVNVKSLIGHVAYGAVLGGTFPSLSR; translated from the coding sequence ATGAACCAGGAGGTTCGGACCGAAACGACAGTACAGCACTCGAACGACACTGAGTGGCGCGCCGGCGTCGTCGCCGGACTCCTCGCCGCGGCCGTCATGGGCGTGCTCCTCACGATACAGATGCCCGACACCATCGGGGTCGCTATTCCCTCGATGTACGGACTGCGGGGGCTGCTCGCGGGGTGGGTCGTCCACCTCGTCCACGGGGCGGTGCTCGGCCTCGTCTTCGCCGCCGTCGCCGGACCGCTCGGCGTCGCCCGATCCACCGGCCGATCGCTCGCGCTCGGGGTCGCCTACGGCGTCGTCGTCTGGGCGCTGCTCGCGGTGCTCGTCATGCCCGTGTGGTTGAGCGCCGTCGGCTCCCCCGCGAACCCACCGCTCCCGAACGTGAACGTTAAAAGCCTGATCGGTCACGTCGCCTACGGTGCGGTCCTCGGCGGGACGTTCCCCTCCCTGTCGCGGTAG